The Vibrio coralliilyticus genome segment GACGCACCGGATACGGATTTCACCATCAAACTAGTTGATGTTTATCCGCCAAGCGAGGACTACCCGCAAGGCTTCGCGATGAACATCTCCGATGGCATCTTTCGTTGTCGCTACCACAAAAGCTGGCAGCAGCCAGAGCTGCTTCGCTGTGGGGTGATTTACGAAATTGAGGTTGAAGCGTTTGCCACTCAGAATTGCTTCGCGCAAGGGCACAAACTGCGATTAGACATTGCCAGCAGCAATTTCCCTAAGTTTGACGTCAACCCAAATAGCGGTGAACCCGAAGGTGAGGCGTATGCCAAACAAGTGGCCAAAAACACCATTCACTGTAGCCACAGTCATCCATCCATGTTGACCTTGGAGATTCGACCAAACTAAAAAACCAAGCCCCTATTGACTTGTAGGGGCTTGGTTTTTCTTTGTCATTTGGTTTCTACCTACAGCGGCAAAATCACCACTGGATGGGCACAATATGACATTACTCGAACTGAGTCTGCCAACCTTTGAGGATCTGATTAATCTGACGCTTCTGGTTTGAGTTCATACCTTTGACCAGTTTATGCTGCACTTCTGCATGCTCTTCAATGATTTTATCAATCAAGGTAAAACCTTCATCTGTGAGCTGCACAGTGACACTACGGCGGTCTTCTTTACTGTGCTCTCGCACAATAAGGTTCTTAGATTCTAATTTATCCAGTCGATTGGTCATCGCACCAGAAGTCAGCATCATAGAATCAATCAACTCGGAAGGAGTCAAACGAAACGGTGATCCACTGCGACGCAAAGTTGCCAATACATCAAACTCACCCAGCTTTAAGTCATAGCGCTTATGCAATTGCGTGACTTCCGTTTCCATATATTTGGCAATTCTGAGCAGCCTGCCCATGATGGCCATCGGTTCAGTATCTAATTCGGGCTTTTCCTTTGCCCATTGATCGACCACTCTATCTATAGCGTCCATGAACAGATTTCTCCACTAACAAAATGACGTGTCGAAGTATCTTAACATAAAGATACTTTACAAACAGAACTTTTAGGCGTACATTCACGCAAAATATCTTAATGTAAAGATAAATAATTATGAATATATTACTGGCAATGATCCCCGCCTTCTTTTGGGGAACAACATATGCGGTAACACAGTTCACTTTGTCCGATTGGCCTCCTCTGCTTTTGGGGGCAATTCGAGCACTGCCTGCCGGACTGCTGTTACTGATGATTAAGCCGTCCCTACCGAAAAAAGGGGACTGGCAAATTTTATTCAGCCTTGGATTGATCAACATTGCGACCTTCTTTGGCTTAATATTTGTGATGGCATTGACTCTGCCTTCAGCAATTTCGGGTGTCGGTATGGTATCGGTACCTGTGTTTGCCATGGTGTATCATTGGGTGGTGAATAAACACCGTCCTAACTACATACAAGCCGTCTGTGGCGCCGCACTGATTGGCCTTGCATGGATGCTGTTCTCTCCGGGCTCTATCAGCCTCAATCCGATTGGGATGGGGGCTATGCTGGCTGCCATCATGTGTATTGTTGCGGGTAGCTCTCTGACGAAATCACTAGGTAATCGCATGCACTGGTGGACTGTATTGACGTGGCAACTGATTCTCGGTGGCACGATTTTGTCAGTCGCGGCAGGATTCCAAGCCTTCATCGATCCGGTTCAATACAGCAACGCACTAGAGAACTTCTCACTGCGCAATAGCTTAGGTTTATTGTGGGTGGTCGGTCTCAACACAGCGTTGGGATATGGCATGTATGTATGGCTTCTGCAGCGCATGACAGTGGTGGATTTTACCTTTGGTGGCATCGCCAACCCAATCGCAGGCATCGTAACCGGCCTGATATTGCTTGGTGAGTCATTCACGCCCTTCCAATACAGTTTAATGATTGGCATGATTGTGATGTCTCTTCTTCCTCAAGCGATCTTGGCACTACGGCAGAACAAGCCGTCACCCACCCAATGTAAATCGAGTTGAGTGGTAAAAAACAAACGCCATGACATCAACATGGCGTTTCACTTTACAATGTCAACACCAACGTGGATCAACAAGGCTCTCCTACTTTCCACCCGCTATATCGATAAACGAACCAGTCACAAACGATGCTTCTTCGGACAATAGCCAGGCTATCGATTGAGCCACCTCTAATGCCGTTCCTCCTCTTCCAAGCGGAATTTGCGAAGCGAGTCGGTCTACACGTCCAGGTTCGCCGCCATCCGCATGCATTTCAGTATAAATGCAACCAGGTCGAACCCCATTCACTCGAATATTGCGCTCTGCTAGCTCAAGAGACAACCCTTTAGTTAATGAGTCCATCGCTCCTTTTGACGCTGCATAGTCTACATATTCAAACGGAGCTCCGGTTCTTGAAGCCGCAGATGAAACATTAACGATAGCCCCATCAATATCAAGCTGATTGATAAACGCCTTACAGCACAAAAAACAGCTTATGACATTGGCATCCATTACCTTCTTGAATCGCTCTAAGTCAATCTCGCTCAAGGTTGATTGAGTAAACAGAATACCTGCATTGTTCACCAAATGAGTGACCGTGCCATAGCGCAGGGTAACTTGGGCAAACATAGCTTCAACTTGCTCTTGGTCTGAAACATCAGCCTGAATAGCGAACGCATTTCCGCCTGTGGAAGTAATCTGCTCAACCACTTCATAAGCGCGCTGGTGGTTTCTAAGGTAATTGACAGCGACGGCATAGCCTTGGCTCGCAAGTAGCTTGGCGGTTTCTGCTCCAATCCCTCTTCCCGCTCCTGTAACGATGACTACTTTATCCATTTGATTTCCTTTACTCTTCAATTTCAATTGAGGTGACTTTACAGTGTAAAATCCGTTGGCTCTTGCATCTTCTCTACGCCAGCCATTAAACGCTCTACCAACAAACTCAGCGCTTTAGGCTGATAGCGCCTTTGCTTATAAACCAAGTAGGCTTGTCTAACACTGCGTTGATACTGAGGCAGAACCCGTACAATATTCATTTCTTTATGAACATGCCTGAACGGCAAAGAAGCTACTCCAAGTCCTTTTTCAACCGCACCGCAAACCGCCAGAATATCGTTAACAATCAACTTAGGTTTCACGCTCATCACATCGATTAAGCGGTCTTGGTCGTAAACCGAGATATCCAATGCGTGATCCACACTGATCCAGTCCAGTTTGCTGAGTTGTTGTAAATCTTCCACATTACCCACTTTTTCTATGTATTCGGGGCTAGCAAAGAAAGCATGTCGTGCTTTAAACAAAGGTCTGGCAATCATGTCGTTCATATCTGCCAAATCGAAGGTAATCAGTAAATCTCTATCTGTTTGTGGTACCGCTTGCTCTTGACTAAGGACTAAATCGAGCGAAACCAGTGGATAATCAACCAAAAACTGTTCAACGACATCACCGACAAAAGCACGATAAAAGTTATGTGGTATCGCGAGTTTTATCTTACCTGAGACTTGTTGAGTATCAGAGACAATTTGTCCAAAGCCAGACTCAATAGACTCCATACCACTCTGCAACAACTCAAACGCCTGTAAGCCACTTTGCGTAGCAACTAGCTCCCTGCCTTTCTTCTCAAGCAATCGAATATTCAGACGTTGCTCTAAGGCTGAAAGCCGGCGGGACATGGTGGAAACCGGCAGCTGAAGCTTCCTAGAAGCAGCAAGCAAAGAGCCTTCTTCGACAACACAACAAAACAGATAGAGATCATCAACATTTCCAAATATGGAATCCATACTTCTAAACCTGCTTATTTTTTTCACTTATGGATAGTTATATCCTTTAAAGCATCAAAACAACAACAACAAGAGGAGAATTTATGAGCCGCAAACATTTTTGGATTTCCACCCTACTTTCGTCTTTGACCATGGCCATCATTATGTCGGGATTAATTTCTGGCTATAAACTGGGGTTTAGTAACGAGTGGCCAGCAATTTGGCTAGATAGCTTTCTTCTGGCATGGCCAGCAGCGCTAACACTTAACTTGACGGTCTTACCGCAAATTAGAAAGTTGTCTAACTGGTTAGCTGGCGCAAACGCTGTCTCGCAGGCTTAAAGCGTTTTAAAAAACAAAAAGGGGACCTCACGTCCCCTTTCATTTTTATTGGTGCCATTATGGCGTGATAATACCTTGCAACTCTTGCTCTCTTTTAGCCGTTATCCAGTTGAGGCATTGCTCTTTTAACCTTGGCTCGACTGACGCAATCAGGCGACATGTCGCATCGCGATGTTTAATCCACTGCCTTTGCACTTCTCTTACATCATCAGCTTCTGGTTTTAGCATCGCATAGTCTTCAGCTGGCAGTTTAAGCGCACTCATTAGCTTTTTGTATGACGCATTTAATTGGCTGTCTGTTTCACTGAGCGGCGTGGAAACTGCCTCTATATCGCCTTGAATGGCTTTATCTAGCATTGAAAGGTAAAGATCCTTCTGCGATTGAATCGAGTCTATAATCCAAGCAGTACGCCCCGTACCACCATGCATTTCCTCTTGCTGCGCTTTGAGCGTGACAAAATCTTCCATCTCTTTATAGGCCAGATTCAACAGAGCTAGGCTCTCCCCAGGCAGTTTTTCAGTTAACGCTGAAAGCTCACTTTGGCGACGTTTCTCCTGCTCTACGGCATTCCTATCAGCGCAATACCCTGCCCCCGCGCCACTGGTCACGTAATGACAAAGGTTAAAAGGCACCACTTGATCATTTTTCCAATGTTTATAGTAATCGGTCACCGCGAATGAGAGCTCTGCAGGCACATCACCACCACGCGTGATCAACCAAAACACAAGCTCTGGATCGGGCTTACCAAACTTTCCTCCCTCTTTTGAAGCTTGCTCAGCTAACTCCCATACATCGTAGAAGGGCCAATCTCCGTCTTCATCCTCTACCTGAAAAGTTTTAAAGAACGTATCAGGGTCACGCTCAGGGACTTCAGCAGCGTAAGTCAGTACTTGCACCTTTTCTTGTTCGCCATAGAGGGACAAACGAGGATTTTTATGTTTGGCTTTATAGTAAGTCTCTAATGCGCTTTTAGGGTCAGACATTCTAATACTACCAGCGCGGAAAAAGACCTTATCTAGATAGTATTTTAGTGCCTCTTGGTGACCATGCGCCGCGGCTTGCTGCAAATGATAGACACTCTCTTCATCTGGTAAAACGTATTGGTAAGCAAGTCTAAAGTGCGCTTCTGCACTGCCCTGCTCAGCCGCCTGAATAAACAAAGTCTGCGCTTGTTTTTTATCGCCTGCTTCATAGAGCTTCTGCGCTTTCGTCACGAGCTCCTGCTCGGTTGAAGCAGCGGAAAAAGCCAAGCTACAACCTAATACAATCGGAATAAATTTGGTCATTATTGATCCATCAATAACAAAGTGAGCAGAATGAATGCTCTTTCGAGTTTGGTATCAACCATATTTAGGACGATACACGAAAACAAAAAAAGGGATCGAATCGATCCCTTTTTGATTTATCTAATTTTCAGCGCTGCGATTACAACTCAGCGTTGTGGTAAACCTGCTGAACGTCATCACAATCATCAAGAAGGTCTAAGAACTTCTGGAATTTCTCTGCATCTTCACCCGCAACAGGCGTGTGAGTTTGAGGTACGAAAGTGATCTCTTCTACATCAAGAGTCAGGTCTGGGAAGGCACCGTTTAGCGCAGTCTTAGTTTTGAAGAACTCAGTGTGAGGAGCGAAAACCGTAATCACGCCATCTTCAAGTTCAACGTCAGTCACGTCTACGTCTTCCATCATCAGCGTTTCTAGAATGATTTCATCATCGTCGCCTTTGAACTGGAATACTGCTTGGTGATCAAACATGTGTGAAACAGAACCTTCAACACCAATTTTCGCCCCTGTTTTAACGAAGCACTGGCGCACATCTTGGAAAGTACGGTTACCGTTGTCAGTTAGACAATCAACGATGACGCTTGTGCCACCAGGACCAAAGCCTTCGTAGCGCGCAGGAACGTAGTCTTCACCGCCACCACCATTTGCTTTATCGATCGCTTTGTCGATAACGTGTGCAGGAACTTGGTCTTTTTTCGCTTTTGCGATCAGGTGCTTAAGAGACAAGTTCATGTCTGGGTCTGCACCACCATTTTTCGCGCACATGTAAATTTCTTTACCGTATTTGGAATAAACTTTAATTTTTGCGCCCGCTGTTTTCGCCATAGAGGCTTTGCGCACTTCAAAACTTCTTCCCATCGGGATGTTCTCTCTAATTCAATTAAACGCGAAGGATTTTAGCAAAAAACGAGACCATTTCAATTTCTCGCTTTGCTGAGAAAAAGGGTCAGGCGACGCCCATTACTCGTTTGTATTTGGCTACAGATTCAAGAAATGCAGTTCGCTCTTCTTCATTTTGGATCTTGTTTGCCTGCTGATCTATCTCATCAGGACCTGCTTTTGCTTCACGCATTTTCCAAACTAAGAAAGACGCTTGCTTATCAAGCTCAATTTTATTTTTCTCATTGGCAGGGAGTGTCGATAGGTTAATAGACATACAAGGGTTCTGTATCTGTAAAAATATGGGGAGAAAATATAACACACTCGTAAGTTAAATGGGCACTCAAAGCACACACAGTGACTTAATTGAGATCAAAAAAAGAAAAATTAAGGGTGGCTATTTGAGCCACCCTTAAGTCAATTATTACTGTTATCACGACTAGTGTAATATGCCTAGATCCTTCGCTTCCTCAATAGTTAAGCCACTTTCGCGAATCTCTCTTAATGCTTCAATACGACGACGAGCTTCCGCTGACTTAACGCTTTTGGTTGGCTTTTGTGACTCAACTTCTTCCGTGAAATCCCACTTGTCTGTGATTTTAGTCATTTCATCATGGTCAATAGAATTAATGGACATTGTAACCTCCGAACAAACCATGCTAGGGACAGCTAATCTGTAGCAAAAGCTGACTGCCTTTGTTAAGAATTTTAGCTTCATAATGTGATTACGCTAATAGTTCGTACACAGTTAGTGTTTTTTGTATAAATAAGCTTTGCGCATAGCTAACTGGCGAAGTACATTTAAGGGATTACCCCTAAGAATTTTAAGGCGATCAAGCTCTCATTTTTACTGGGTAAACAATCGCTCTATCTTGATACTCATTAACTACAATTACTCCTCAAACATGTTTATCAAGCCACGACTTCAGCCCACCCAATAACACATTCTTCTGCCCTGCTACTTGGTTAATAACTCAACCATGAACCACACTATTGTCTAGAGGTTGATCTGCTCTGCGAGAAAATTGCAATCGAAAAGGTAGATCAAATAAGTTGAAGCACTTGAGCGAGGGCGACATGAATCAATTAGATACGTGGGTGAAGCAAATGGGACTCTGGTATCAATCTCGAAAGCATGATCAAGGAGAGCTTCTCGAGTCATTGATCCTATCACCACCAGAGCAAATTTGGGGACCACGCATCACACAACAACAAAGTAAAGCTATTGCGTGCTGGTTTGATGGTTGCTTGCGTATCTTTGAGCGCGAGCGATACACCTCTCCTAACAAGGCCTACCAATTCTTACAACTTGCCTACAGTAAGCTACAAAAAGTGGTTACTAACTCGGCCAGTGAACTGGCATTGAAACATTGGTGCATGATGCAAATGCAACACCTAACAGTAATAGGCTTGGAGTTTTGTCGCCAACAGACTCATAGCCGTTGGCTAGAGACATCACATCAATGGGTAGATGCTCATGTGCGGTTTATGGCGGCACAAAGTTGGAATGAGTCACGGAACAATGATCAAGGTTCATCCACACTATGCCATTGAACGCTCATAATATGGCAGCGAGTAACGCTGCCATAATCTCCCTACTACGTCATTTTTACTAATCCATCGGCTGCCAATCAGGATGATCTAGCCAATTCAACCCCGGCATATCTGGGTGTGGATCATTAACCAATAACCAATCATGAAGGGTCTGCAATAGGTCAGTGTTGATGTAGTCCACATTAGCTTTGGTTAGTTCACCCCATATTGTGTCGCGTGTTTCGGCATCGTCCTCAGGTGTCGCCCAGAAGCGAATCTTCTGCTTATTTGCATGAGCTGTTGTGATGATTCTCTCCAGCTCCTCAAGGGCCTCTTCTGGCCATTCCCCTGTCCCATCAAAA includes the following:
- a CDS encoding MarR family winged helix-turn-helix transcriptional regulator, with translation MDAIDRVVDQWAKEKPELDTEPMAIMGRLLRIAKYMETEVTQLHKRYDLKLGEFDVLATLRRSGSPFRLTPSELIDSMMLTSGAMTNRLDKLESKNLIVREHSKEDRRSVTVQLTDEGFTLIDKIIEEHAEVQHKLVKGMNSNQKRQINQILKGWQTQFE
- a CDS encoding DMT family transporter; translation: MNILLAMIPAFFWGTTYAVTQFTLSDWPPLLLGAIRALPAGLLLLMIKPSLPKKGDWQILFSLGLINIATFFGLIFVMALTLPSAISGVGMVSVPVFAMVYHWVVNKHRPNYIQAVCGAALIGLAWMLFSPGSISLNPIGMGAMLAAIMCIVAGSSLTKSLGNRMHWWTVLTWQLILGGTILSVAAGFQAFIDPVQYSNALENFSLRNSLGLLWVVGLNTALGYGMYVWLLQRMTVVDFTFGGIANPIAGIVTGLILLGESFTPFQYSLMIGMIVMSLLPQAILALRQNKPSPTQCKSS
- a CDS encoding SDR family oxidoreductase gives rise to the protein MDKVVIVTGAGRGIGAETAKLLASQGYAVAVNYLRNHQRAYEVVEQITSTGGNAFAIQADVSDQEQVEAMFAQVTLRYGTVTHLVNNAGILFTQSTLSEIDLERFKKVMDANVISCFLCCKAFINQLDIDGAIVNVSSAASRTGAPFEYVDYAASKGAMDSLTKGLSLELAERNIRVNGVRPGCIYTEMHADGGEPGRVDRLASQIPLGRGGTALEVAQSIAWLLSEEASFVTGSFIDIAGGK
- a CDS encoding LysR family transcriptional regulator yields the protein MDSIFGNVDDLYLFCCVVEEGSLLAASRKLQLPVSTMSRRLSALEQRLNIRLLEKKGRELVATQSGLQAFELLQSGMESIESGFGQIVSDTQQVSGKIKLAIPHNFYRAFVGDVVEQFLVDYPLVSLDLVLSQEQAVPQTDRDLLITFDLADMNDMIARPLFKARHAFFASPEYIEKVGNVEDLQQLSKLDWISVDHALDISVYDQDRLIDVMSVKPKLIVNDILAVCGAVEKGLGVASLPFRHVHKEMNIVRVLPQYQRSVRQAYLVYKQRRYQPKALSLLVERLMAGVEKMQEPTDFTL
- a CDS encoding DUF2798 domain-containing protein, coding for MSRKHFWISTLLSSLTMAIIMSGLISGYKLGFSNEWPAIWLDSFLLAWPAALTLNLTVLPQIRKLSNWLAGANAVSQA
- a CDS encoding lysozyme inhibitor LprI family protein: MTKFIPIVLGCSLAFSAASTEQELVTKAQKLYEAGDKKQAQTLFIQAAEQGSAEAHFRLAYQYVLPDEESVYHLQQAAAHGHQEALKYYLDKVFFRAGSIRMSDPKSALETYYKAKHKNPRLSLYGEQEKVQVLTYAAEVPERDPDTFFKTFQVEDEDGDWPFYDVWELAEQASKEGGKFGKPDPELVFWLITRGGDVPAELSFAVTDYYKHWKNDQVVPFNLCHYVTSGAGAGYCADRNAVEQEKRRQSELSALTEKLPGESLALLNLAYKEMEDFVTLKAQQEEMHGGTGRTAWIIDSIQSQKDLYLSMLDKAIQGDIEAVSTPLSETDSQLNASYKKLMSALKLPAEDYAMLKPEADDVREVQRQWIKHRDATCRLIASVEPRLKEQCLNWITAKREQELQGIITP
- a CDS encoding YebC/PmpR family DNA-binding transcriptional regulator — encoded protein: MGRSFEVRKASMAKTAGAKIKVYSKYGKEIYMCAKNGGADPDMNLSLKHLIAKAKKDQVPAHVIDKAIDKANGGGGEDYVPARYEGFGPGGTSVIVDCLTDNGNRTFQDVRQCFVKTGAKIGVEGSVSHMFDHQAVFQFKGDDDEIILETLMMEDVDVTDVELEDGVITVFAPHTEFFKTKTALNGAFPDLTLDVEEITFVPQTHTPVAGEDAEKFQKFLDLLDDCDDVQQVYHNAEL
- a CDS encoding DUF3283 family protein, with protein sequence MSINLSTLPANEKNKIELDKQASFLVWKMREAKAGPDEIDQQANKIQNEEERTAFLESVAKYKRVMGVA
- a CDS encoding PA3496 family putative envelope integrity protein encodes the protein MSINSIDHDEMTKITDKWDFTEEVESQKPTKSVKSAEARRRIEALREIRESGLTIEEAKDLGILH
- a CDS encoding transcriptional regulator, whose translation is MNQLDTWVKQMGLWYQSRKHDQGELLESLILSPPEQIWGPRITQQQSKAIACWFDGCLRIFERERYTSPNKAYQFLQLAYSKLQKVVTNSASELALKHWCMMQMQHLTVIGLEFCRQQTHSRWLETSHQWVDAHVRFMAAQSWNESRNNDQGSSTLCH